Genomic segment of Malania oleifera isolate guangnan ecotype guangnan chromosome 7, ASM2987363v1, whole genome shotgun sequence:
CTGTTGATTGAACCTCAAAGTTGATGGATTCAATAACATGGTTTTAGACCAAAAGCAAAGATTACATATTCAAGCAATTTATAACTATGGTATTCAAAGGATCTGTTCATGGTTCAATTTTCAGTCATTCATAAAATCTTGAAAGAAGCCAATATACCTATTGTTTTAATTATAGTGCATTAAATTGCACAATTTCTGTGCCTATAGAATTCATGGGTGCTGACAATGGTTAGGCCAACAAAAGGAGACTGATTGCAGGTTTGTGATTTCAGGGTTGGAATTTTAGCATTTCATAAAGCACTGCTGGACCGACCTAGAATTCCTTTGGTGGTAGCCGCATTTTGCCTTGCTGTTTACAATGGAGGAGATATGATGGAAGCTGTTGACATAGCCAAGAGGATCTCCAAGGCCCACGATGTTCGCTTTCATGAATTATTAGAACCTGAGAATCTGGATTCTGAGGAACTAACCAATGAAGTTCTGGATCTTGCAGTATCAGTTAAAGGAGCTCTATATAAGATGACCGATGAGTATTATGTGTCTCAGGCAATGTCCGAGTACCCGCAAGCACCACGCTCGGACTTGGTGAGCACCTCAGCTgtcctctctctccctttctgTCTTAATTTTGCTGCAGCAGATACAGTAAAGAGAAAGGATTGCTTCCCTATTTCTTCAATATAAACCAAAACTTACAGTAAAATAGCAGAATGGTAGTTTCATTCTGCTGCGATTTGGTTTCTAACTGATTGGCAATTGGCTGAGTCGTTGCGGAGAGGCTTTGTATATCCATACTTGATATGCTTGCTTCTTAGCATTGATCTTGGGTTTACCAAAGTCTGTTTACTTGCACAAAAATAGTTTTCTTTTACCATTTTCTATAAAATTACAAAAGATgcaccaaaattttcaaattcaacaTTTGTGTAGAAAACTTGGACAACAACATTTGTTTTCCTGCTTCTCCATGTAAATGTTGGGAAATTGAAAAAATGGCTTTCCATcttcataattttataaaaaaattggaaataaaagACGGAAAACCTTCTTTTAACACAAGTAAACAGGCCTTTAGTTTTTCACACTTGATAAAAGACAAAAATGCATGCAAATGATTAATttgctttaaaaaaataaaaataaaaataataataataagagatcTTCATTTTGCCCCACTGTGAGGTGGGCAGTTGGGTAAGAAATATTCATTCCAGACATTCATGACAGCTTTATATTGCAGCATCTTGGTCTCTGTTTAAGGATGTCGTTTCTGATTCTCTTTCTGATTAAAAATTTGCAGGTGTTTATACCATCGGGATTGTATTTGAAGGTATGCAGGATGTTTGATTGCATAAGGCATGGCAAGGAGAGGGGATTTGATCTTAAGCGAGGCAATAAAATAGATTACGAGCTGTTAGCTTTGGGAAGCCTGCAGGAAGTGAGGTATATATTTGCTAGGATTGTGTTCGACACAGTGTACCCTCTAAACctaaccttaaaccaaaaccaAAATCTAAACCAAGATCAGGATTCCGTATAAAAATGGTGCCATTTTACAGAAAGCAAAAAATAAGATACCAAGGTAGAGCTCTATTGTGTCAGTTTATTAGCCCCTCAGAATTGGATATGTATactagtttatttgtttatttatttaagagAGACTACTAGAAATATAGTTGCATGTGAAGATAAGTATACTCGTTTCCAGTTGCTCTTCACTGCCATTCACAATCTCTGACCCATAAAACTAAATTCCGGTGCGAAAGAAATTTGGAGTCGTGCCCTGGCCGTCTCTGCACCACTGAGCAGTCATTTAGGGGCCTTAGGCCTGCCGAGTCTTGACAATGAAGCTTATCCCTACGTGCCTGAATGACCACGCAAGTTTAGTACAATTTCTTTTGTTTTAAGTTGGTCAAACAATTTTCTATCATtctttaaatataatttttaagaTTATCTTTCTTCCATAgatttataattaataaaatttttaaatgatgGATCGGGGGAGAGATGATTTttacttccaaaaaaaaaaaacctacacaGCACTATTTTCCTTTTTGCAAAAGATGATTTTGTCTAATCTCTCCTCTTTGTAATGTGAAAATTATGAGGATGAAGTTTCCATGTAAATATTGTTTATAGTCTAGATTTAGATCCCTTATTAATTGAAGCTGACTAATGAACTCATTTTGAAAAAGTTCAAATAAATGAAAGTAGCTAAATATTCAATTAATTTCAATCaagttctcaaaaaaaaaaagggaattgtGACAAGCTGTCATTTTATTCACCATACGCAAAATAGGATGATGCTAATACAGCAACCAATTTAGCAAATATCCATAGTGAATTTAGTTTAAAATAgtggttaaaattttaattttaattaataaattcaagGACGAACAATAATGACCTATCCTGAGAtttaataaaaacaaataaaaacccTTGttgaggttttaaaattttcagtaaTCTTGACATTTTAAAAATAGCATAAACCTTTTctaagatttcaaaaaaatacaaatttcttctcaaaacatgtctttttacaaaatgaggaggtatctttaaaatttttgaaacttgaaaaaaattttgaaaccttGTACTTTTTAATAAACCTCATGAAAAATCAAATATCTTTTGccctgaatttaaaaatgatcaAGTTAGGCTTTAACTTATCCTACATTACTCAAATTTGCACATTCAAACCAAAGGTTCAAAATTTATGCATCAAAACACTTGATGCTTAATGGACAAGAAACATGATAAAACTGTTTCTTCTCTGCAGCCCTGCCACTGCTAACATTTTGAAACAAAATCTGCATTCATCTAGATTTTGCAAGAACCAATGTTGCTGAAATATATACACGCGCACACAAAAAGCCATTGAAATTCAGATTCACCATCTTAAAATCACTGCATTCCCAAACATCTAAGACTTCGCCATTTACTGAAACAAAAATCCCAAGCATTCAAATTTGCTCTATTAAATTCATACGCTTGGCTTGTCTTCGGATAGTGGGGCATAAAATATCAGAACAAAATAGTGAAACGATTTTAAAATAGGCTGAGCTAACCCAACACTACGAGATGAGAGTCAAGAACATGCCTCCGGGCTGAGGCTAGAGAGCAGCCTTTAATACTCCTCCCAAAGCCATCACAAAAAACTGCCATAATTTATTGAATCTCTCGAGGAAAACCATGATCAGAATATCACAATATATTATCAAAGAGCTCAGGGGACGAACTCAAAACCATCCCTCTCAAAAATCGGTGAACAGCTGCAAATGTAATTGAACCAATTGCTGTCTAAGAATAGAATACAATCTCGGGCAAAGATGCCAATTACAAAAGGCATCACCAATCCTAAAATTATTGACCCATTGAAAAAGATTTCCTTTCTCAATGTAATCACAAAAATATAAGTATTTGAATCTGTCAATTACTGGCCATAAGTTCACATCTTCGCAAGctcagcagcagcagcaggaggTGGAGTAACACCACCAGTAGTCGGCCTGAAAAGCAAAAAGCTCCATTACCATCATAATTAAACAACCATGAATGCAATGGTGCATGGCAAAATTCCAGAAAAATCAAGGGGATTAGTTAAACTTACAGGCCAACAAAAACTTTAAAAGCATCGTAGATACCCCACTGAGCACCAGTAAGGGTTCCAATCATAACGATACGAAGAGGAAGCCCACGGGTAAAAAGACCCCACAATCCCAACTTCTTCACGGCCTACAATACATTATGTCAAGACAAAGAAAGTGAGCGTTAGGGgggaaaaagaaacaaaagatgCCTGAAATCCTCAAGGGAAAGGTTCACTCACATCACCCACGGTTGCCCCTTTGGCATTGTTAAGGAAAGAGACAAGGTTATCTGCAGGGTGTGACACAATAGCACAGAATACACCAGCAACATATCCACCAGCAAAGCTCACTCCGAGCTGCAGGGTTTTACTGCACTGATCTTTTGGTGTTGGGATGGCGTACTTGTACATCATCTCGACAATTGTCTCAAAAGATGCGAACTTCATCATTGTATCTACAAAATACCAATTCTAATCATCAGCAAAAATTCTAATGAACTGTTATACGGAATTAGATGTAGGATTTCTGTTAACAAAAATTATCTGTGTATGTAGGTTTCTTGTAACAAAAGAAATTCTCAAGCCATCATAGGGTCCTTATCACTATAACAATGCATCAACATTTATATATTAAGAGCACaccaatttaatttaataatcaGATAACAAAACATAATAGCACTTATATCTCACTCCTACGGAAGCTGACCCTCTTCTTTTTTTGGAAGGCAAGTTTGAACAGGAAACTGAATTGCATGGCTTACAACTTTTTATCCAGCATAGGTTTTGAGGAATAGAGAGTGGAATTCAAAATGGGGGAAAGTACAATGCAAAAAGATTACTGCTTCTGACTTGTTCAAAATCTCACAAAACCACAAAGACCAATCAAATATCGGCATGTTCATGCCATTAAACAAAGGGAGATGCCAATAAAAATCTACAAGAAATGACAATTTGAGCATTAAAGATCTTCTAAAACCTAACCGAACTAATGGAACCAGGACAGCAAAAAGCATTCCATAACAAGACCCAGAATGACTTTAGAAGAAGCAAATCACTTTATCATTAAAATAGAACACATTTTATAAGGCCTTTTATCTCAATAAATCTTCATAAGACCTTCTGTTAATTTATATAGCCAATTAATATATTTCCCCCTAATTCTCAGCAGTTTCAAAGGCTCAGGGCATGTCATGTGCAAATGGCAGGCATATATAGACATAATgattagttttcaaaaatcaagtGAAGGTCACAAATAACAAGTGACGAAATAAGAAAAAAAGTTACAAATTTTACAGCCACTTGATCATTGCATTTCAACATCTTGTAATCACAATATAATAGTCCAAAGTAGAAGGGTTAAATTTATATTCCATTAAAAGGATAGTGCTAAATGGCATACATATGACTGAAATATTACTTGTAATCTTGTTTCAAGGATAATGGAGGATATGCTTTTAAATCTGTTAAAATCTAATACCTTTCTTTCCAAGCCTAATCAAGCACAACTAATAGCATTTACATGTTATTACAGTTCTCACGAAAATTCTTATTTTCCATccatttattatatacatacaagTCATTCAATTTTTTCCTTTAACTGGTGAGTGGGGAGTGCAATACACAGAAAAATGGTAATATGAGATGCAACTAGAAAGAAAAGGTAGAGATAGCAGCAATATTTCATCTTACATGGAATCTGACGTCCCCATAGAGGAACAAGTCCCTTGTACAATCTACAAAAGGTAAACACATTCATAAAATACTAATAACAAAAAATGAATACAGTACTACttgatattaaaatttaaataaaaaaagggtTTTAGAAGAAAACATACCCAAGAGCACCTTCCGACTTGACAAACTTGGGAAACCCATCTGATAAACCTCTGGCAAAACCAGGCTGGGTTTGGACACGAACCTTCACTGCCTCCATGGGGCAAAGGGCAATATCAGCAATTACTTCAGCAGACGCAGATCCAGCAAGGTAGATCAAGGTTTTGTATTTGGCAGCATACTCAGGCCCAGCAATGTCGGAGTAGTACTTCTTGAAGAATTCATAGAATCCAAATTTGCATGCACCTTGAGCACTGTAACCGAGGAGGGTCGGCACCCAACCCCTAAAGAAGCCTCTAACTCCCTGCTCTTTCAGCAAAACCCCAAATCCAGAAGAAATGCTCTTGTATTTTGTAGGGTCAATCTGAAATTTGATACCAACATCAATTAAACTTCTccaatcagaaaaaaaaaatattaaaaaaaaaaaagagacataatataattttataaaagcACAATAATTGAAGGACAAAATCAACAAGTTCAAACAATATCCCAATTCATAAATACTGAAGAAATGTGCGCTCACTTTTGTAGTTTCAGATCTAGTTCTAATGGAACATTCTATGAGAAAATAGTATAAGACATTACCAATATGGATAGAAATATATATGAGCATATTAGACACATATAATCTAAAAACTAAGATCAATCCACATCATCCCCAGTAGAAACTAAATCCGGATCAGAATTCAAAATCACACAGCCACTTATGTAAAAGCCTTTGAAAATGAGCCTCCCTAAGTCTTCCTAAAATTTATAAAGCTCACTCTAGAAGATAAAcgagttagattaatgtaagaaaaaaaaaattagaataagcTCATATAACCGAGATACACATCCAGACATGAAATCAAACGAGGGAGCCCTAAGAACGCATAATCCCGGACAAAATCATAAATCTTGATTTTGCAcgcaaacaaataaaaataatatatgaacgaaaaataaaatcaatcaagacAAAATTAGATGAAATGAGTAGGTGAGTGTAAAAGGGAATCAGATTAGACCTGCATGTTACATTTGACGAGATCAAGAGGCGTGACGGCCATGTGAGTTAGACCGCAGCTCAAGATTCCTCCGGCGGTGCAGGCGGCGTAGAAAGCCGGGGAGTACATCTCGATCTTCCCGGGCTCGCTGGGAGCCGGAATCACGAAGCTCTTCGTCGGAGCTGCTCCATTTGGCGAGGAAGGCAGGCTAGGGTTTGTGGTGTTAGCGAGATGGTCCAAATCGAAGGACTTCTTGGAGAAAGAGGAAGAATAGAGGAAGCTGGGGATGAGAGATTGGCGAGAGGTGTCGGAGATCGCCATGAGAGGTGATGATGCTAGTACTAGGGTTGAAGTTCGTTCGATTGCGATTGATTCACAGAAAGAAATCGAAGAAGAAATGAGGGATGGAGTGATTGGtggaaaggaagagagagagagtttggtttGGATCCGCGGCCCGACACCTCTCGTAAACGGCTGCGTTTTTCATGCTCCTTCCATCCTTCGAGCGGCTTATAAGGAAGACTTCCTTCCGAATATACCCCTCTGTTGGCTGCTAAATTACgcaatcaccccccccccccccccccccccccgcgcccGGGGGGGGCCCTTTTActttcctttatttgtttattcatttttttttttttttttacaagagTGAAAATTGATTGAAATGATTCAAACTAAATCCAGCTAAAACATTTTGAATGACAATCTTAAAATTGTTGTACGTTGCTGTGCCCTAGATACATTGATGATCACCTTCtttgttaatttttttgaaataaaaaaataaaaagagtctGCTTCAATTTGCAAGTAATGTTAAAAAATTCAAATCCAACTTACTTGCAACTGATCAAATTATCCAAAACTCAGacttaaattcaaataaaatcaagtcaaacataaatatattgtgaATAAACTTAATTCACTAATGCAACTAATTGTATAAGTTAACTCAAATCTACGAGATTACCAATGTTCATGTTAGTGGAGTTCATCAATAGGTTAACTccttttatttacttattttccctttaccttattttttttttaattaaagaaggacggcacctccaattatttattgatatattcTCACTTTTGACGGAAGAATACCTTGGTTACATGATAAGTATTGGGAGAAAAACAATCAATcaaaataggactacaaatccaaaaaaaaactaaacagACCTAGTAATaacaaaattaataaaataaactaaaatcagaaaatataaaccaaccaaaataaaaatcaagaggATGAACTACTAACGAAAgaaagtgagacccaacctatatattcaaatgatacctttcagagaacgtggtaaaagatgttgttcttcgtaaatgacattatttctcatttcttcTTCTCTAACGAGAAAATTAGCTACACTATtatcttccctatattgatggaccGCCATAAAGTTCACTCCTTCTTGCTCCACCAcaaggtcctcccaaaaatcccaaagataccaaATGATACATCTACTTTTCCGAAACCAATTGACAACAATTCtcaagtcactttcaataatcatatttaaataatgaagtcATTTGCATAAATGAATTCCTTCTAGGATTGCTTTTCATTCCgcactattgttcgtaccattgccaGAATAGTTTGAAAAAGCCACTTTCACCATGTCATGGTAGTCCCGAATGATTCTTCAACCTCCCAAAGTAGCcgaattgcccctacaactctcatca
This window contains:
- the LOC131160145 gene encoding mitochondrial phosphate carrier protein 3, mitochondrial-like; its protein translation is MAISDTSRQSLIPSFLYSSSFSKKSFDLDHLANTTNPSLPSSPNGAAPTKSFVIPAPSEPGKIEMYSPAFYAACTAGGILSCGLTHMAVTPLDLVKCNMQIDPTKYKSISSGFGVLLKEQGVRGFFRGWVPTLLGYSAQGACKFGFYEFFKKYYSDIAGPEYAAKYKTLIYLAGSASAEVIADIALCPMEAVKVRVQTQPGFARGLSDGFPKFVKSEGALGLYKGLVPLWGRQIPYTMMKFASFETIVEMMYKYAIPTPKDQCSKTLQLGVSFAGGYVAGVFCAIVSHPADNLVSFLNNAKGATVGDAVKKLGLWGLFTRGLPLRIVMIGTLTGAQWGIYDAFKVFVGLPTTGGVTPPPAAAAELAKM